The following is a genomic window from Geminicoccus roseus DSM 18922.
CTTGCCGGCCCCGTTCGGGCCGATCAGCCCGGTGATGCTGCCGGCCTGGAGCGTGAACGACACGTCGTCGACGGCGCGCACCCCGCCGAACCGCCTGGTCAATCCATGTGCCTGAAGCAAGTCTGCCGCCTGTAATGCGCATGCGCCGCCCGTGACGGGTTAGCGATGAACGGCGCAAAGGACAATCCGCGCCCTCTGATGCAGCGCAACAAGGCAGAGCCTGCGGAAATCTTGGGCACCAGCTAAGGATTTCTTAGGTGCCGTCTGGATTTGCGTCGGATTGATCACGGTTCCGTGACGAAAAGATGCAGCGATCTGTTTACGCAGCGCTGCGATGCAGCATGGCGGGTAGTGGGCGCGCGATCCCAGTCCTATCTTCCTGTTCGTTGGGTCCGACCAAGAGATCCGTGAGATCGGGAAGGTCCGGGAACAACCCGCCGCACGCTGGCATGAAGTCCAGCGTGTCGGCATCCGAGTGGAGTGGAATAAATGGGTATCGTGCAGCAAATCCTCGACAGCCTTGGTACACAGTTTCGTGCTTACGAGACTCGTCGCTCGCTGAACCGCTTGAGCGACCGCAGCCTTGCTGATCTTGGCATGGAGCGCGACCTGATCGCCGACATCGCGACCATGGCCGCGGCCCGCAACAGCGGCACCGTCTCGCTGGCCGAGATCCGCGACATGGCTCAGCAGGCCATGCAGGCCCGCCAGGTCGAGCAGCTGGCGCCCTCCTCGCCCTCGCCGCTGGCAGCGCTCCTGGGCACGCCCAAGAGCAGCCGCCTGGCCCTTGCCGACTGACCACCATCGACCTTTGCCGGAAACGGCACCTCGCCGGCTTCCTTCTGACCGCCGGCTTTCTCCTGACTGGATGACTTTCATGCTTGCGAACCTCACCGCGCTCGTCCGCTCGACCGACGCTTGGCGCCGGTTCGAGATCGCCCGTTTCCACAACGCCGCCCTGGCCCGCGTCCGCGCCGAGCTCTCGAGCTACCGCCCGCACGAGCTGGCCGGCGACCTCGGCATCTCCACGGCCGACATCGAGCCGCTGGCCCAGGAAGAGGCGCGCCGCCGCACCGAGCTGCACATCGCGCGCCACCCGCATCTGCGCGGCGCCGCCGGCAGCCTCAGCGCCGATCTGGGCCTGGCCGGCGCCTGACGCCCCGGCCTCCACCAGGGCTCCTGCGTCCCGGCCCCGGGGGCTCCGGCGGCCTCCCCCGCCGACGCCTGGCCCCTTGCCGCACGATGACGCCCGCCCCTTGGCCGACGAGCCGGGGCGGGCTTTGTCGTTTCTTTGAGCGCCGCCGCGGCCCGGCTGTTTCCCACCATGATGCTTAACGTCCGAGGACCGCTTGCCATCCTGCCCCTCCGGCCCGGTCCGCCGAGCAACAGGAAGCATCGGACGGCAACCCTTCTCGGCAGCGTCGCCGACGACCTCCTGATCGGATCGATGGTCGACGACGCGATCCATGGCGCAGCCGGGCATGACCGCCTGTTCGGCCGAAGCGGCGCCAACCTGCTGAAGAGCGGTGCCGGCGACGACATCCTGGTCGGTAGCGCGGGCGACGACACTCTGTTCGGCAACCAAGGCGCTGACCTTCTCCACGGCGGAGCCGGCAACGACCAGCTCGACGGCGGCATCGGCGACGACGTCCTGGTCGGACAGTCCGGCTTCGGCCGTCTCTAGGGCGGCGACGGACGGGACAGCCTCAGCGGGTCCGGGGAACTGCGGGGTGGTGCCGGCAACGACGATGTTACCGGCAGCGTCCTGGGCGGTGGCGACGGCAATGACGGGCTGGATGGCGCCGACGGCGACGACCTCCTGTTCGGAGGCACCGGCGACGACATCCTGAATGGCATCGACCAGCGCGGCGGCAACGACATCCTGGTCGGCGGCCCGGGCGACGACCGCTACCTGTTCACGATCAACGGCGCCGACACCAGTCTCGGCCGCGACCTGGTCGTGGACAGCGGCGCGTTCCGCCTGGTCGTGGGCGACGACAGCGTGCCTCTGGACGGTAACGGCGACGGCGTCATCGATGAAGGCGACCCCCTGGCAACCATCGGCCAGGCGACCTTCGACGGCCGCGCCGCCGCCTCCCTGCAGCTGGAGATCAACCATTCCAGCAGCACCGGCTACGCGGCGCTGTTCGGCATCACCGCGATCGGCGGCGACGTGATCCGCTTCAGAGTCGAGGTCTGACCGGCAGCCGCTGCCCCTCAGACCACGGTCTTTACTCGGTCCCAGGTGTTCATCAGGTGCCGGGCCAGCACCTCGCCCAGACGCTCGCCGTCGCGCACCGCCAGCGCCTGCGCCATCTCCTCGTGCTCGGCTACGGCGCTGGCCCAGGCGTCGGGACCGCGATTGCCCAAAAAGCGGATCCGCTTCAGGCGCGCCTGGATGTTGGCCTGCACCTCGATCAGCGTCGGGTTGCGCGACAGCCGGGCGATCTGCGTGTGGATCGACTGGTTCAGCTTGTAGTAGGGCAGCCGGTCGCGCCGGGCGTAATGCTCCATCATCGCCTGGTGGATCGCCAGGAGCCCGGCTAGCTCCGTGTCGGTGGCGCGCGCGCAGGTGAGCCGGCCGGCCAGCTTCTCCAATTCGGCCAGCACCTCCAGCATCGCGAACACGTCCTGGGCAGTCAGCCGGCGCACCACGCTGCCGCGCGACGGGCGGATGTCGATCAGCCCCTCGCCCGCCAGGGTGCGCAGGGCCTCGCGCAACGGCGTGCGCGACACGCCCAGCGTCTCCACCAGCGCCTGCTCGTTGATCCGGGTGCCGGGTGCGAGATGGCCCTCGATGATCAGGTCGCGCAGCCGCTCGGCGACCTGCTCGTGCAGGGTCTGCCGCTGGATGAGCCCCGACGGCGGCAGGACGCCGTCCTCCTGCCCGCTCTGCGCTTCCGACAATGCCACGCTCCGCCCCCTGCCGTCCCGCCGCCAGCCATACGCCAAAATCGGTTGTGTGGGCAGATGGGCATATTGTATGCAAAATGCATTAGGGGAGCTGGAGTGCCGATGTTCAAGGATCAGGTGGTCGCGTTCGCCATGGGCGATCCGGCGGGAATCAGCCCGGAGCTGGCCGCGCGGCTGCTGACCGGCGAGGTTGCCGACCAGGCGGTGATGCTGGTGCTGGGCGACCGCCGGGTCCTGGAGCTGGGCGCCCGCCATGCCGGGGTCGAGCTCGACCTGCCGGTGCTGTCCGCAGGCGAGCTGGGCGATGCCCGCCCGACCCGCTCCTGCCTGGTGGATCTCGGCCATTGCGATCCCGCCGACCTGCAGCCGGGGGTCGCCAGCGCCGCCGGCGGGCGCTCGGCCCTGGCCAATTTCCGCCTGGCGCTGCGCGCGGCCGATGCCGGCTATGCCGACCTCGTGTTCTTCACGCCGTTCAACAAGCACGCCATGCGCTTAGGGGAGCCGGCCTATGTCGACGAGATCGGCTTCATCAACCGCACGCTCGGCACGACCCGCAGCGGCAGCGAGTTCAACGTGCTGGACGAGGTCTGGAACGCCCGGGTCACCTCGCACATCCCGCTCTCCCAGGTGGCGGGCGCGCTCAGCGCCGAGCGGGTGTTCGAGAGCCTGCGCCTGACCGTGCGGACCATGGAGGGGGCCGGCTTCAGCCGTCCCCGGATCGGAGTGGCGGCGCTCAATCCCCATGCCGGCGATGGCGGCCTGTTCGGCACCGAGGACGACCAGGTGATCCTGCCGGCGGTGGAGCGGGCGCGCGCCCTGCAGATGGCGGTGACCGGCCCGGTGCCGTCCGACACCGTGTTCATGCGCGCGGTGAAGGGCGAGTTCGACGCGGTGCTGACCATGTACCACGACCAGGGGCAGATCGCGATGAAGCTGATCGGCTTCGACCGCGGCGTCACCCTGATCGCCGGCTACCCGTTCCCGATCGTCACCCCGGCCCACGGCACCGCCTACGACATTGCCGGCCAGGGCATCGCCAACCCCAATGCCGCGCAGAAAGCCATCGAGCTCGGCCTGAAGCTGGCAGCCCGGGCCACCGGTCCGCGCGACGACGTGGCGATGCCGACCTTCGCGGCGCTGGCTGCAGGCGCCCTGGAGGGCGGCCCGCCCGGCTGAGCCGGCCGCTCACGACGATCCGTTGCACCAAGGGAGGACGATAATGAATCAGATCACGTGGAAGGGGCTGCTCGCGGGCGCCGTCCTGCTGGCCGGCACCGGCATGGCCCAGGCCCAGGAAGAGATCATCTTCGGCATCAGCGCCGCCAACGGCTCCCTGCAGGAGCGCACCGCCAGCGAGTTCGCCCGGCGCGCCAACGAGAAGCTGGGCGACCTGGCGGTGGTGAAGGTGTTCGACTCCTCCCAGCTTGGGAAGGACAAGGACATGATGCAGAAGATCAAGCTCGGCACCATGCACCTCACCCTGCCCTCCTCGACCATGCCGGAAGTGGCCGCCGAATACGCCCTGTTCGACCTGCCCTTCCTGATCAAGGACCGCGGCCAGCTCGCGACCATCGACGAGACTTTGTTCAAGGACGTGCTGGTGCCGGCCGCCGAGGCCAAGGGCTACCGGCCGCTGGCGATCTGGGAGAACGGCTTTCGCCAGATCACCAACAACAGCCGGCCGATCGAGACCCCGGCCGACCTGGAAGGCCTGAAGATCCGCACCCCCAACTCGTCCTGGCGGGTGGCGATGTTCCAGGCCTACGGCGCCAATCCCACACCGATGTCGTTCTCCGAGGTGTTCGTGGCGCTGCAGACCGGCGTCATCGACGGCCAGGAGAACCCGCTCACCAACATCGAGGCCGGCAAGCTCGACGAGGTGCAGAAATTCCTCTCGCTCACCGACCACATCTACTCCCCGGCCTTCCCGACCGTGGGCGTGAACGCGTTCGGCAAGCTCGACCCCAAGATCCAGGACGTGCTGGCAAAGACCGCCCAGGAAGTCGCGGTCTGGGCGCGCGAGCAGGGCGAGGGCGAGGACGACCAGCTGCTGCAGCAGCTCACCGACAGCGGCATGCAGGTCAACAAGGCCGACCGCCAGGCCTTCGTCGACGCGTCCGCGCCGCTCTACGAGAAGTTCGCCGCCGAGGTGGAGGGCGGCCAGGAGATGATCGACCAGGTGCTCTCCATGGCCGAGCAGCCCTAAGCATCCGGACCACCGGCAGGCGGGAATGCCCTTCCCGGCCTGCCGGTTCCTGACTGGCGCGGTTCCTTCCGGGAAGGCTGAACACCCATGGCCAGGCTCGCCCGCTGGCTCGACATCTTCTTCCAGGTGGTGACCCTGGCCCTCCTGGTGTCGCTCACCGTGGTCGTGCTGCTGGGGGTGGGCTTCCGCTACTCCGGCCGCTCGCTGATCTGGTACGACGAGGTGGCGTCCATGCTCCTGGCCTGGATCACCTTCGCCGGGGCCGGGCTGGCGACGCTGCGCAACGCCCATCTGGGCTTCAGCGGCCTCCTGTTCGGCCTGCCGCGTCCGGCCCGCACCGCCTTGTTCGTGCTGGTCGAGCTCCTGTTCGTCCTGACCTTCCTGGTGATCGGCTGGGCCGGCTGGGCGATCCTGGAGATCTTCGCCGGCGAGACGCTGATCTCGGTCCGCTTCGTCACCCGCAGCTTCGTGCAGAGCATCCTGCCAATCGGCGCCGGCCTGATCGTGCTGTCCCGCCTTCTGACCCTGCCGCAGCGCTGGCGGGACGTGCAGGAGGGCCAGGATCCGGAAACACAGGAGATCCGCGAGGAGATCGCCCGGGCCGAGCAGGAGCTGCAGGGCATCCGCCTGGAGACGCCGCGATGACCGAGGCCCTGGTCCTGTTCGGCATGTTCCTGATGATCGCGGTCGGCCTGCCGATCGCGGTGGCGATCCTGACCAGCGCCCTGGTCGGCGTCTGGCTGCTCAACGGCTCGCTGGGCTTTCTGAACGCCGCGCTCTCGATCTTCGACGGCGCCACCAGCTTCCCGCTGATCGCGATCCCGCTGTTCATCCTGGCCGGTGCTTTGATGAACACCGGCGGGATCTCGCGGCGGCTGATCGCGTTCGTGTCCGCGCTGATTGGCTTCATGCGCGGCGGCCTCGCCATGGTGAATGTCGGGGTCTCCCTGTTCTTCGCCGAGATCTCCGGCTCGGCCGTGGCCGACGTCGCCGCGATCGGCTCGGTGATGATCCCGGCCATGAAGAAGAAGGGCTACAGCGCCAGGCTGGCCGCGGCGGTCACCTCGTCCTCGGCCTCACTGGCGATCATCATCCCGCCCTCGATCCCGATGATCCTCTATGGCGCCCTGTCCGACACTTCGATCGTCCGGCTGTTCGTCGCCGGGATCGTGCCGGGCCTCCTGGGCGGGCTCGGGATGATGGCGCTCTCCTACTGGTTCGCGGTCCGCTACGACCTGCCGCGCGAGGAGGCGTTCAGCCTGAGGCGCCTGGCCAAGGCCACGAAGGAGGCCGCCTGGGCGCTGGTGCTGCCGGTGATCATCCTGGGCGGCATCTTCGGCGGCTTCGTCACCGCCACCGAGGGGGCGGGCCTCGCCGTGGTGGCGGCGCTCCTGATCGGCGGGCTGGTCTATCGCGAGATCGACCTTGCCAAGCTCTACCACGCGATGATCGAGGGGGTGATCCAGACCGCCGTGGTCATGCTGCTGGTGGCGACCTCGGCGGTGCTGGGCCTCTACCTCACCGAGACCGAGCTGCCGCAGCGCCTGGCCGCCGGCATCACCACGCTGACCACCGACAAGTTCATGGTCCTGATGATCATCAACCTGTTCCTGTTCTTCGTGGGCATGGTCCTGCACGGCGCCGCGGCGATCATCCTGACCGTCCCGATCTTCATGCCGCTGGTCCACCAGATCGGCATCGACCCGATCCAGTTCGGCATCCTGCTCACCCTCAACATCGCGCTTGGCCAGCAGACCCCGCCGGTGGCCAGCGTGCTGGTGACCGCCTGCTCGATCGCCCGCACCGACATCTGGCGCACCACCCGGACCAACCTGCCCTTCATCGGCGTGCTGGCCCTGATCCTGATCCTGGTCACCTATGTCCCGGCCGTGTCCCTGTCGCTGGTCGACTTCTTCTACGGCTGAACCCGAACGACCGCCCCGGCCTCTCCCTGGCCCGGCAGGTCGGGGAGGGGCCGCAGCCGATGCAGGCTCAGGCTCGTCCGCTCGATCTAGGGACCATCATCCGCCAGGGCCCGTGCGACGTCCGGGCCCGGCAGCACAGGATGGCCACGCCTGCCTCAGGCCAGGCCCAGCCCGCCATCGACGGCGATCACCTGGCCGGTCACCCAGTCGAACGCCGGATTGGCCAGCTGCACGACCCAGGCGGCGACCTCGTCCGGCTCGCCGCGCCGGCCGAGCGGGATCCGCTGGCGCTCCTGCTCCCTCACAGTTTCCGCCTGCGCCGCCGACAGGTTCATCATCCCGGTCAGCGCCGCCGATTCGGTCGGTCCCGGTGCTACCGCATTCACCCGGATGCCCTGGGGCGCCAGTTCCAGCGCCCAGCAGCGGGTAAGCTGCTCCAGCGCGGCCTTGCTGGCGGCATAGTGCGCGAGGCCGACGGCCGGTCGATGGCCGTACGTGCTGGAGATGTTGACGATCGTGCCGCGCACCGCGGCCAGGTGAGGCAGGGCCGCTGTCGCCAGCAGGCTGGGCCCCACGACATTTACCGCGAAAATCCGCTCGATCTGCGCGGCGGTGGCCTCGGCCAGCGGCAGGATCGCGCCCGCCCCGGCATTGTTGACCAGCACGTCCAGGCGGCCGAAGCGCTCGATCGCCATGTCCACCGCACGCGCCGCGTCCTCAGGATCGGCCGCATCCGCCACCAGGCCGATCATGCCGGGATGTTCCGCCGCGCTCGCTTCCAGGGCCGCGGCGCGCCGACCGGTGATGACGACGTTTGCCCCAAGGCTGGCGAAGCGCCGGGCGGCCGCCCGGCCGATGCCGGAGCTTCCCCCGGTGACGAGGACGGTCTTCTGGTTCAGCGATGACATGGCTTTGCCTCGATGCAGGGCATGAAAGGGGGAGGACGCGGCGGGTCAGGCGTAGGCGCTGCCGCGGGCATGCCGCTGGCTGATCGCCCAGAAGGTCAGGACCGCGCCTACGATCGCGGGGAGGCTGACGGCGGGAAAGTCGCGCAGGAGGGCCGAAGGCGCGCAGATGCCCACCGCCACTTCCCACAGGTGGAACGCGGCATGCGCGGCCAGCCACAGGGTCGCCACGAGCCACAGGCCGATGCGGCGCTCCGGCCGGGCCAGGCCGACGCCAAAAGCGACGCCGAGAAAAAGCTGGATGAGCCCGATGTCGCGAATGAAGTGCTGATTGAAGAAGCCCGTGTCGGTGACGCCGGGCACCGAATCGTACCAGACTTGGGGCGTCGCCAGCATGAACAGGCCGTTGGCGGAGAGAAACAGCGTGTTGAATGCCACCATGCTGAGGATCAGCATCGCGACAAGGCTGTTCTCGTCGATGGACTTCATGTTCCATCATCCTTGGCAGGCAGGGGAATGATTCGCCGTGATGGCACGGCCCAGGCCGCGCGGCGCTAGCCGCCGACGAACGTCACCGTCTGGTCGAGCGGGACGCGGCCCGTGCGGGGCGTGCTCGCCATGGGGTCCTCGTAGCCGACCGACATGCCGCAGAAGAGGATGAGCCCGTCGGAAGGGGACAGGACCTCCGCGACCGTCTCGCGGACCTGGGACCACGCCATCTGCGGGCAGCTGTGCAGCCCTTCGGCGCGGAGCAGCAGCATGACCGTCTGCAGGTACATGCCGACATCGGCCCATTGTGGCCGGCCGAGGTCGCGGTCGATGTAGCAGAACAGGGCCGCGGGTGCGCCAAAGCAGTTCCAGTTGGCAATGGCCGCCCGCTGGCGCGCCTCCCAGTCCTCGCGCGCAATACCCAAGGCACTGTAGCGCTCCTTGCCGAAGGCGGACCGGCGCTCCCCGTAGGGGGACTTCAGCGCGGGCGGGTACATCTCGTACTGCCGCTCATCCCAGGGGTCGCCGTGGGCCACGCGCTCGATGGCGCGCGTCTTGAGCTCGGCCAGCGGCGCACCGGTCAGCACATAGGTGTTCCACGGCTGGATGTTCGAGCCGGAAGGCGACCAGGCCGCGGCGGACAGCACGCGCTCCAGCACCTCCCTCGCCACGGGCCGGTCCTTGAACCCGCGCACGGATCGCCGGCTGACGACGGCCTCGTAGACGTCCATGATCGTTTCTCCGCTGGTTGGGGCTGGAAGGGCAGTCAGTACTCCCAGACGGCCGGCACCCAGCGGAATGCGTCGCCGGCGGCCGCCACATGGCAGATCGACGGGAACGGCAGGTGGGTGGCCACCAGCGGCTCGCGGTTCGCCGCCAGTTCCCGCAAGAGCCGGACCCGGACCCGTTCTGCCTCCTCGGGATCGTGCTCGAAGCCGTTGTGCCAGTCGGGGTGGTCGAACCCGACCGTGAACACGGCGTCGCCGGCGAACGTCAGCCGGTCGCCGCCGGACGCCAGGCGGACCACGCTGTGTCCGGGGGTGTGGCCGCCGGTGCGACGGACGAGCACCCCCGGCGCCACCTCGTACTCCGTCTCGAACGGCCGCAGCTGGCTGCCATACTCGTGGAGGAACCGCGTAGCGGTGGATCGGAGCGCGT
Proteins encoded in this region:
- a CDS encoding nitroreductase — protein: MDVYEAVVSRRSVRGFKDRPVAREVLERVLSAAAWSPSGSNIQPWNTYVLTGAPLAELKTRAIERVAHGDPWDERQYEMYPPALKSPYGERRSAFGKERYSALGIAREDWEARQRAAIANWNCFGAPAALFCYIDRDLGRPQWADVGMYLQTVMLLLRAEGLHSCPQMAWSQVRETVAEVLSPSDGLILFCGMSVGYEDPMASTPRTGRVPLDQTVTFVGG
- a CDS encoding 4-hydroxythreonine-4-phosphate dehydrogenase PdxA, which translates into the protein MFKDQVVAFAMGDPAGISPELAARLLTGEVADQAVMLVLGDRRVLELGARHAGVELDLPVLSAGELGDARPTRSCLVDLGHCDPADLQPGVASAAGGRSALANFRLALRAADAGYADLVFFTPFNKHAMRLGEPAYVDEIGFINRTLGTTRSGSEFNVLDEVWNARVTSHIPLSQVAGALSAERVFESLRLTVRTMEGAGFSRPRIGVAALNPHAGDGGLFGTEDDQVILPAVERARALQMAVTGPVPSDTVFMRAVKGEFDAVLTMYHDQGQIAMKLIGFDRGVTLIAGYPFPIVTPAHGTAYDIAGQGIANPNAAQKAIELGLKLAARATGPRDDVAMPTFAALAAGALEGGPPG
- a CDS encoding TRAP transporter small permease, which gives rise to MARLARWLDIFFQVVTLALLVSLTVVVLLGVGFRYSGRSLIWYDEVASMLLAWITFAGAGLATLRNAHLGFSGLLFGLPRPARTALFVLVELLFVLTFLVIGWAGWAILEIFAGETLISVRFVTRSFVQSILPIGAGLIVLSRLLTLPQRWRDVQEGQDPETQEIREEIARAEQELQGIRLETPR
- a CDS encoding SDR family NAD(P)-dependent oxidoreductase — its product is MSSLNQKTVLVTGGSSGIGRAAARRFASLGANVVITGRRAAALEASAAEHPGMIGLVADAADPEDAARAVDMAIERFGRLDVLVNNAGAGAILPLAEATAAQIERIFAVNVVGPSLLATAALPHLAAVRGTIVNISSTYGHRPAVGLAHYAASKAALEQLTRCWALELAPQGIRVNAVAPGPTESAALTGMMNLSAAQAETVREQERQRIPLGRRGEPDEVAAWVVQLANPAFDWVTGQVIAVDGGLGLA
- a CDS encoding calcium-binding protein, with the translated sequence MLNVRGPLAILPLRPGPPSNRKHRTATLLGSVADDLLIGSMVDDAIHGAAGHDRLFGRSGANLLKSGAGDDILVGSAGDDTLFGNQGADLLHGGAGNDQLDGGIGDDVLVGQSGFGRL
- a CDS encoding TRAP transporter large permease, whose protein sequence is MTEALVLFGMFLMIAVGLPIAVAILTSALVGVWLLNGSLGFLNAALSIFDGATSFPLIAIPLFILAGALMNTGGISRRLIAFVSALIGFMRGGLAMVNVGVSLFFAEISGSAVADVAAIGSVMIPAMKKKGYSARLAAAVTSSSASLAIIIPPSIPMILYGALSDTSIVRLFVAGIVPGLLGGLGMMALSYWFAVRYDLPREEAFSLRRLAKATKEAAWALVLPVIILGGIFGGFVTATEGAGLAVVAALLIGGLVYREIDLAKLYHAMIEGVIQTAVVMLLVATSAVLGLYLTETELPQRLAAGITTLTTDKFMVLMIINLFLFFVGMVLHGAAAIILTVPIFMPLVHQIGIDPIQFGILLTLNIALGQQTPPVASVLVTACSIARTDIWRTTRTNLPFIGVLALILILVTYVPAVSLSLVDFFYG
- a CDS encoding GntR family transcriptional regulator, which encodes MSEAQSGQEDGVLPPSGLIQRQTLHEQVAERLRDLIIEGHLAPGTRINEQALVETLGVSRTPLREALRTLAGEGLIDIRPSRGSVVRRLTAQDVFAMLEVLAELEKLAGRLTCARATDTELAGLLAIHQAMMEHYARRDRLPYYKLNQSIHTQIARLSRNPTLIEVQANIQARLKRIRFLGNRGPDAWASAVAEHEEMAQALAVRDGERLGEVLARHLMNTWDRVKTVV
- a CDS encoding DUF1127 domain-containing protein, encoding MGIVQQILDSLGTQFRAYETRRSLNRLSDRSLADLGMERDLIADIATMAAARNSGTVSLAEIRDMAQQAMQARQVEQLAPSSPSPLAALLGTPKSSRLALAD
- a CDS encoding TRAP transporter substrate-binding protein; this translates as MNQITWKGLLAGAVLLAGTGMAQAQEEIIFGISAANGSLQERTASEFARRANEKLGDLAVVKVFDSSQLGKDKDMMQKIKLGTMHLTLPSSTMPEVAAEYALFDLPFLIKDRGQLATIDETLFKDVLVPAAEAKGYRPLAIWENGFRQITNNSRPIETPADLEGLKIRTPNSSWRVAMFQAYGANPTPMSFSEVFVALQTGVIDGQENPLTNIEAGKLDEVQKFLSLTDHIYSPAFPTVGVNAFGKLDPKIQDVLAKTAQEVAVWAREQGEGEDDQLLQQLTDSGMQVNKADRQAFVDASAPLYEKFAAEVEGGQEMIDQVLSMAEQP